From the genome of Argentina anserina chromosome 4, drPotAnse1.1, whole genome shotgun sequence, one region includes:
- the LOC126791658 gene encoding transcription regulator complex subunit bur6, with amino-acid sequence MAEQDETAATAPPHIAEHHDSTIVQPPREEEEEAMSPIRPESGEQPAVRPKSTEDDATTIQPESEEPNTQPQVGEEEEEPPLAEEDAAATTRPGSGEENAVGSDPVEEEDTAPIDEENAVTAQPKGEKAKPEQPELIRLEFPTGRVKKIMKLDADINKINSEALHLVTCSAQLFLQFLAEGSGEAAMEKKRKIVKLEHIRTAAKRHRATRDFLVDELPAVPGQPSDQKSADRSRARPAADKPAPAGTRRIDDFFSKPVAKSAAEVEEA; translated from the coding sequence ATGGCAGAACAAGACGAGACCGCCGCAACGGCCCCACCGCATATTGCCGAACATCACGACTCAACAATCGTGCAACCCcccagagaagaagaagaagaagccatGTCACCAATCCGACCCGAATCTGGAGAACAACCCGCAGTCCGACCCAAATCGACCGAAGATGACGCTACAACGATCCAACCCGAATCGGAAGAACCGAACACGCAACCGCAGgtcggagaagaagaagaggaaccACCGCTGGCTGAAGAAGATGCTGCGGCcacgacccgacccggatccGGAGAAGAAAACGCAGTCGGATCAGATCCAGTAGAAGAAGAGGACACAGCGCCGATCGACGAAGAGAACGCCGTGACGGCCCAACCGAAAGGAGAGAAGGCGAAACCGGAGCAACCCGAATTGATTCGGCTCGAATTCCCAACGGGTCGGGTCAAGAAGATAATGAAGCTGGACGCTGACATCAACAAGATCAACTCAGAAGCTCTGCACCTGGTCACCTGCTCCGCCCAGCTCTTCCTCCAATTCCTCGCCGAGGGCTCCGGCGAGGCGGCGATGGAGAAGAAGCGCAAGATTGTGAAGCTGGAGCACATAAGGACGGCGGCGAAGAGGCACCGCGCCACCAGGGATTTCCTCGTCGATGAGCTCCCGGCGGTGCCGGGTCAGCCGTCCGATCAGAAGTCCGCTGATCGGAGCCGCGCTCGCCCTGCTGCTGACAAGCCGGCTCCGGCTGGGACTCGCCGGATTGATGACTTCTTCAGTAAGCCAGTAGCTAAATCGGCGGCTGAGGTTGAGGAGGCATGA
- the LOC126791066 gene encoding cytochrome P450 78A5-like translates to MKLFILANFFILLFLFGASTFTLTLLSFFFYAFLFVLNHYLVPGGSAWSGYRHALRLRGPVGWPLLGSIPDQMNALAHRKLASIAASLDAKRLMVYSLGMSTRVIISSHPETAKQILGGSSFSDRPIKQSARALMFERAIGFAPSGAYWRHLRRLAAVHMFSPKRIAGLEGLRQHVANRMVVRVEEEMKERRVVGVKEILQEGSLNNIIESVFGLGLEKEGRSDIALTLHDMVKEGYDLISRFNLEDYFPLRFLDFYGVKRKCHNLVAKVKCVMDQIVEERKRAGGFSGRSDFLSAMLALPVEDQLSDSDLVAVLWEMIFRGTDTVAILLEWVMARIALHQDIQTKAQEELVTVVGNQRHVRDSDLSNLPYLQAIVKEVLRMHPPGPLLSWARLAVHDVYVDKLFVPAGTTAMVNMWAIAHDPAIWKDPWAFKPERFIEEDVSIMGSDLRLAPFGSGRRVCPGKALGLATVQLWLARLLHQFKWIPAEPVDLSERLMLSMEMKKPLICRVVPRGGFTS, encoded by the exons ATGAAGCTCTTCATACTAGCTAACTTCTTCATCCTACTCTTCTTGTTCGGAGCTTCTACTTTCACTCTCACTCTCCTCTCATTCTTCTTCTATGCCTTCCTCTTCGTCCTAAACCACTACCTGGTTCCCGGAGGCTCTGCATGGTCTGGTTACCGCCATGCCCTGCGACTCCGGGGACCCGTAGGGTGGCCCTTATTGGGTTCCATACCAGACCAAATGAATGCCCTTGCTCATCGTAAACTGGCTAGCATCGCAGCTTCGTTGGATGCAAAGAGACTCATGGTGTACAGTCTAGGCATGAGTACCCGTGTCATCATTAGCAGCCACCCAGAGACTGCTAAGCAAATCCTAGGAGGGTCTTCCTTTTCCGACCGACCTATTAAGCAGTCCGCTCGAGCGCTAATGTTCGAGCGCGCTATAGGGTTTGCTCCTTCCGGGGCATACTGGCGACACCTGCGTAGGTTAGCGGCAGTCCACATGTTCTCGCCGAAGAGAATTGCTGGGCTGGAAGGGCTACGGCAGCACGTGGCGAACCGAATGGTGGTGAGAGTGGAGGAGGAGATGAAGGAGAGGAGAGTTGTGGGTGTGAAAGAAATATTGCAGGAGGGTTCTCTTAATAACAtaattgagagtgttttcggTTTAGGGTTAGAGAAGGAAGGTCGCTCTGACATAGCGTTGACTCTGCATGATATGGTAAAAGAAGGGTATGACTTAATTTCGAGGTTTAATTTGGAGGATTATTTTCCTCTGAGGTTCTTGGACTTCTATGGAGTGAAGAGGAAGTGTCACAACTTGGTGGCTAAGGTTAAGTGTGTAATGGATCAAATTGTggaggaaagaaaaagagcaGGAGGTTTCAGTGGTCGAAGTGACTTTCTCAGTGCTATGCTAGCTTTGCCTGTGGAAGATCAACTCAGTGATTCAGACTTGGTTGCTGTTTTGTGG GAGATGATATTTCGAGGGACAGACACTGTTGCCATACTTCTTGAATGGGTTATGGCAAGGATTGCCTTGCACCAAGACATTCAAACCAAAGCACAAGAAGAGCTTGTTACAGTCGTCGGGAATCAGAGGCACGTGAGGGATTCCGACCTTTCAAATCTACCATACCTTCAAGCCATAGTTAAAGAAGTGCTCCGGATGCACCCGCCAGGCCCATTATTATCATGGGCCCGTCTTGCCGTGCATGACGTTTATGTTGACAAGCTGTTTGTGCCGGCTGGCACAACGGCTATGGTCAACATGTGGGCTATAGCCCATGACCCAGCCATTTGGAAGGACCCGTGGGCGTTCAAGCCTGAGCGATTCATTGAAGAGGATGTTTCGATAATGGGATCAGACCTTAGGCTAGCACCCTTTGGTTCCGGCCGCAGGGTATGCCCCGGCAAAGCACTAGGATTAGCTACGGTGCAGTTGTGGCTTGCAAGGCTTTTGCACCAATTCAAGTGGATTCCGGCAGAGCCCGTAGACCTTTCGGAGCGCCTAATGCTCTCCATGGAAATGAAGAAACCACTCATCTGCCGCGTTGTCCCGCGTGGTGGCTTCACAAGCTAA
- the LOC126792357 gene encoding uncharacterized protein LOC126792357, which produces MAILEATPLKWKQSTLLGTSRPPSKPLSYQLCFASSPCFKNPKPPLCYSLPTEKKSHYFTACSKSDHPSLSQWFNVFKDNGAAAASRNSTTPLISNLLEKSVQALRKPATAAVLIGLLVLYNPNSAALAAPVDRVGGRLTSRTTTSYYPSEESSTTSGDVDSPIPVTACLNGGTDYDNRTLHLSEVPRVSSMEFQPSQTRSPRDRYCGYVNLSNTRRAVQMDLNEIAETADPSTQQGLIYVLRDTAAALLRQPDYCISGYSCITILLAAHGHMSFTRAITDTRE; this is translated from the exons ATGGCGATTTTGG AAGCCACCCCATTGAAATGGAAGCAAAGCACTCTATTAGGCACTTCTCGTCCTCCATCAAAACCATTGAGCTATCAACTTTGCTTTGCTTCTAGTCCTTGTTTCAAGAACCCTAAGCCACCTCTATGTTATTCCCTGCCGACCGAGAAAAAGAGCCACTACTTCACCGCCTGCTCCAAATCAGATCATCCCTCTCTGTCTCAGTGGTTCAATGTTTTCAAAGATAATGGGGCAGCGGCAGCAAGCCGTAATAGCACAACTCCCCTAATTAGTAATTTATTGGAAAAGTCTGTCCAGGCTTTGAGGAAACCGGCAACAGCTGCCGTGCTGATAGGTCTTTTAGTCTTGTACAACCCCAACTCAGCAGCCCTGGCTGCTCCGGTGGATCGGGTTGGTGGAAGGCTGACATCCAGAACTACGACCTCGTACTATCCATCTGAAGAGTCATCGACCA CTTCAGGTGACGTGGATTCGCCGATTCCGGTGACGGCATGTCTCAACGGTGGAACGGACTATGACAACCGCACTCTCCACCTCTCAGAGGTTCC TCGTGTGTCGTCGATGGAGTTCCAGCCATCACAGACGAGATCGCCGAGAGATAGGTACTGCggctat GTTAATTTGTCAAACACGAGGCGAGCGGTGCAAATGGATCTTAATGAGATCGCTGAAACTGCAGATCCATCTACGCAGCAGGGTTTGATATATGTTCTGAGAG ATACAGCAGCAGCTCTACTTCGGCAACCTGATTATTGCATTTCCGGTTACTCATGT ATTACAATTTTACTTGCTGCTCACGGCCATATGTCGTTCACTCGCGCTATCACTGACACCAG GGAGTAG
- the LOC126791385 gene encoding 65-kDa microtubule-associated protein 8, protein MGSFQSPVGRSSTLAETSCGYLLQELQLIWNEIGQDKLEREKILVDLEQECLEVYRRKVDAANTTRARLHQELAETEAEFTHLLLSLGERSLPGRPEKMVGTLKEQLDSITPALRDMRLRKEERVNKFRAVQEKIQKISAEIAGQSEYENSSSDVRVNENDLSLKKLEEYQTELQRLHNDRNERLERVEKYIDSIRKLSLILGTDSSMVITKVHPSLNELCGIAKNISNSILAKLDSTVESLEEEKQKRLEKLHHLGKALTNLWNIMDTPYKDRQSFSHVTALLSVSSAEVTGPGSLTQNIIQQVEAEVKRLDQLKISKMKELFLKKQNQLKEICTKSHMEIPMQVNTDNIINLMNSGEVDHADLVMRMDQQISRAVDEACSRKTIMEKVEKWMLARDEERWLEEYGRDENRYSVRRGAHKNLRRAERARVLVSKIPALVDLLIENTKSWEEERKKTFLYDEIPLLAMLEEYNVSRQEKEGEMQRQREVKFQGQIGHYQQEKLYLPNPSSSPRRTSNRSVNGGFTTATPLNRRLSLGLQKLGPNSIDLGTQSISNEANKVQRQKMFARPGLVSPIRDETASVVSTFSSPLSP, encoded by the exons ATGGGTTCATTTCAATCACCAGTAGGGAGAAGCTCTACGCTTGCTGAAACATCATGTGGATATCTGCTTCAAGAACTACAG TTGATCTGGAATGAAATTGGACAAGATAAGTTGGAAAGGGAGAAGATACTGGTGGATTTAGAGCAGGAATGTCTGGAGGTTTATAGGAGGAAGGTTGATGCTGCTAATACCACAAGAGCTCGCCTGCACCAGGAGTTGGCTGAAACTGAGGCTGAATTCACTCATCTTCTTTTGTCACTTGGCGAACGGTCTCTTCCAGGACGG CCAGAGAAAATGGTGGGAACACTGAAAGAGCAGCTAGATTCCATCACGCCAGCTCTGCGAGATATGAGACTGAGGAAAGAAGAGAGGGTGAATAAGTTCCGAGCCGTACAAGAGAAAATTCAGAAGATCTCTGCAGAAATAGCAGGGCAGTCAGAatatgaaaattcatcatcaGATGTTAGGGTGAATGAGAACGATCTTTCATTGAAGAAACTAGAGGAGTATCAGACAGAGCTACAAAGACTCCACAATGATAGG AATGAAAGGCTCGAGCGGGTGGAAAAGTATATAGATTCTATCCGAAAGTTGTCCTTAATATTAGGAACAGACTCCTCTATGGTCATCACCAAGGTGCATCCAAGCTTGAATGAATTATGTGGGATAGCCAAGAACATAAGCAACAGTATTTTGGCTAAACTCGACAGCACAGTGGAATCCCTAGAGGAAGAAAAGCAAAAGCGGCTTGAAAAG CTTCATCATCTTGGTAAAGCATTGACAAACTTATGGAATATCATGGACACCCCCTATAAAGATCGTCAATCGTTTTCCCATGTTACTGCCTTATTATCTGTCTCATCAGCAGAAGTAACAGGTCCAGGAAGCCTAACCCAAAATATAATCCAGCAG gTTGAAGCTGAAGTGAAGAGGCTGGATCAATTAAAAATAAGCAAGATGAAAGAACTATTTCTCAAGAAACAGAATCAGCTCAAGGAGATATGCACAAAATCACACATGGAGATCCCCATGCAAGTGAACACGGATAATATAATTAACCTTATGAACTCT GGGGAAGTTGACCATGCAGATCTTGTTATGAGAATGGATCAACAAATATCAAGAGCAGTAGATGAAGCATGTAGCAGAAAGACAATCATGGAAAAGGTGGAAAAGTGGATGCTAGCACGTGATGAAGAACGCTGGTTGGAAGAATATGGAAGA GACGAAAACCGATACTCAGTAAGAAGAGGTGCACACAAGAACCTGAGACGTGCAGAGCGTGCTAGAGTATTAGTCAGCAAAATTCCAG CTTTGGTGGATTTGCTGATAGAAAACACCAAGAGttgggaagaagaaagaaagaagactTTCTTATATGATGAG ATACCTCTCTTAGCAATGTTGGAAGAGTATAATGTGTCAAGGCAGGAAAAGGAGGGAGAGATGCAAAGACAAAGG GAAGTGAAGTTCCAGGGCCAAATAGGGCATTATCAGCAAGAAAAATTGTATCTGCCCAATCCAAGCAGCAGTCCAAGGCGAACTTCAAACAGAAGCGTAAATGGCGGTTTTACCACTGCTACGCCTCTAAACAGAAGGCTTTCTCTGGGCCTTCAGAAACTGGGACCAAACAGCATAGATTTAGGCACTCAAAGCATATCAAATGAAGCTAATAAGGTCCAGAGACAAAAGATGTTTGCAAGACCTGGTCTTGTTTCGCCTATTAGAGATGAAACAGCTTCAGTAGTATCAACATTTTCCAGCCCACTATCTCCCTGA
- the LOC126791364 gene encoding mitochondrial import receptor subunit TOM20-like, whose amino-acid sequence MQFSQDDFDRLMLSDHSRKTCEAHYAKNPLDAENLVKWASALFELSQFQSVADARSMLDDCISKLEEALVIEPTKHEALWHLGNAHTSHGFMNPDFDEAKPYFDKASQYFQRAASREPGNELYLKSLEVTIKAPELHMEIHKQGMAQQALGGGPATSSSGKSSKAKRSSDLIYDVAGWIILAVGLFVWVGVKSNVPPPPPPSR is encoded by the exons ATGCAGTTCTCTCAGGACGACTTCGACCGCCTCATGCTCTCCGATCACAGCCGCAAGACCTGCGAAGCTCACTATGCCAAGAACCCTCTCGATGCTGAG AACTTAGTCAAGTGGGCCTCTGCTCTGTTCGAGCTCTCGCAGTTTCAGAGCGTCGCCGACGCCAGGTCGATGCTCGATG ATTGTATTTCGAAGCTGGAGGAGGCTCTGGTGATAGAGCCTACGAAGCATGAGGCTCTGTGGCATCTAGGTAATGCGCATACCTCTCATGGATTCATGAATCCTGACTTTGACGAGGCCAAGCCTTATTTTGACAAGGCGTCCCAGTATTTCCAGAGGGCAGCCTCCCGG GAGCCTGGCAATGAGCTTTATCTGAAGTCGTTAGAAGTCACAATTAAG GCACCAGAGTTGCATATGGAGATTCATAAGCAAGGAATGGCTCAACAGGCACTAGGTGGGGGACCAGCCACTTCTTCAAGTGGAAAG AGTTCCAAGGCTAAGAGGAGCAGTGATCTCATTTATGATGTGGCTGGATGGATAATCCTTGCTGTTGGCCTTTTTGTATGGGTTGGGGTGAAATCCAACGTgccaccgccaccaccacccTCAAGATAA
- the LOC126792358 gene encoding LOW QUALITY PROTEIN: uncharacterized protein LOC126792358 (The sequence of the model RefSeq protein was modified relative to this genomic sequence to represent the inferred CDS: substituted 1 base at 1 genomic stop codon) encodes MRLYCGYDADDVSCGTPTWIGKGLTCVCFKAKGNNERVCLNLLPVQEERMRRLXRRMKIYFDSTRPDHQEALRALWYATYPGQELHGLVSDQWKEMGWQGRDPSTDFRGAGFISLENLVFFAKTFSTSFQCLLNKQGGKPAAWEYPFAVAGVNITFMIMQMLDLEATKPRSFIRAVFLQMLLENEWAFDLLYCVAFMVMDKQWLERNATYMEFNDVLKSTRAQLERELLMDDVLRIEDMPSYSLLT; translated from the exons ATGAGATTGTATTGTGGTTATGATGCAGATGATGTGAGTTGTGGTACGCCGACATGGATTGGCAAGGGGCTTACTTGCGTTTGCTTCAAGGCAAAGGGAAATAATGAGAGGGTCTGCTTGAACTTGCTTC CTGTTCAGGAAGAAAGGATGAGAAGGTTGTAGCGCCGGATGAAGATTTACTTTGATTCTACTAGGCCTGATCACcag GAAGCACTGAGGGCTCTATGGTATGCTACATATCCTGGTCAAGAGCTTCATGGCTTGGTATCTGATCAATGGAAAGAGATGGGATGGCAGGGAAGAGATCCATCTACTGATTTCAG AGGTGCTGGATTTATTTCTTTGGAGAACCTCGTGTTCTTTGCAAAGACATTTTCG ACATCTTTCCAGTGCCTATTGAACAAGCAAGGAGGAAAGCCAGCGGCTTGGGAATATCCGTTTGCTGTTGCCGGTGTAAATATTACATTTATGATCATGCAAATGCTTGACCTTGAAGCCA CGAAACCAAGGTCCTTCATCAGAGCAGTTTTTTTACAGATGTTGTTAG AAAACGAGTGGGCTTTTGACTTGCTCTATTGTGTCGCCTTCATGGTTATGGATAAACAGTGGCTTGAGAGAAATGCTACATACATGGAATTCAAT GATGTTTTGAAATCGACTCGAGCTCAGTTGGAGAGGGAATTACTAATGGATGACGTCTTGCGGATTGAAGACATGCCTTCTTACAGCCTTCTTACTTGA